From Candidatus Neomarinimicrobiota bacterium, the proteins below share one genomic window:
- the trmD gene encoding tRNA (guanosine(37)-N1)-methyltransferase TrmD: MKIDVLTTFPDMLVPVIESSIARIAAEKGIVSIEPHDIRSFSENKHGKTDDYPFGGGDGMVMTPQPLFSGIRHCLDNVKPEKPRIIFPTPDGVPFSQDLAEDLAQEPYLLMICGHYKGIDQRVRDVWVTDEISIGDYVLTGGEIASLVIIDAVIRLIPGVIGTLDSALSDSFSHPLLDCPWYTRPEVFEDLKVPDVLLSGHHARIETWRQEERIKKTRERRPDLYHKWLSEQKKD; the protein is encoded by the coding sequence ATGAAGATTGATGTTCTCACAACTTTTCCTGACATGTTGGTCCCGGTGATTGAAAGCAGTATTGCCCGCATTGCTGCCGAAAAAGGGATTGTATCCATTGAACCCCATGATATCCGGTCCTTTTCGGAAAATAAACACGGGAAAACCGATGATTACCCCTTTGGCGGCGGAGACGGGATGGTGATGACACCCCAGCCTCTGTTTTCTGGAATCCGCCACTGCCTGGATAACGTAAAACCGGAAAAACCGCGGATTATTTTTCCCACCCCTGATGGTGTACCTTTCTCACAGGATTTGGCTGAAGACCTTGCTCAGGAACCCTACCTGCTCATGATTTGTGGCCACTATAAGGGGATCGATCAACGGGTTAGGGATGTGTGGGTCACCGACGAAATCAGCATTGGTGATTATGTCCTTACAGGAGGTGAAATCGCATCACTGGTGATTATTGATGCTGTCATCCGCCTGATTCCCGGAGTGATTGGTACCCTGGATTCGGCTTTGAGTGACTCCTTTTCCCATCCTCTCCTGGATTGTCCCTGGTATACCAGACCTGAAGTTTTTGAAGATTTGAAGGTCCCGGACGTGCTCCTGAGTGGTCACCATGCAAGAATTGAAACATGGCGGCAGGAAGAACGCATAAAAAAAACAAGAGAAAGACGTCCGGACTTGTATCATAAATGGCTCAGTGAACAAAAAAAAGATTGA
- the ffh gene encoding signal recognition particle protein: MLEQLRENLDGVLKKLRGQGTITESNIQDAMREVRRTLLEADVNFTVARDFIRTVTEKALGVRVLKSITPGQQIIKIIHEELTRILGEEHIPLNLGGLPPAVLMLVGLQGSGKTTLAAKLGLHLKSLGKRPLLVAADVYRPAAIDQLVKLGIETGIPVHAEKGVDPLTICRNAMDIARQDNTNVVIVDTAGRLHIDEKMMGELQSLQNFLHPREILFVADGMIGQDAVNSAHEFNQQLSVTGLVLTKMDGDTRGGAALSIKSVTGKPVKFISSGEKPGDLEPFYPDRFADRILGKGDIVSLVEKAQEAVDEKEAEKLEQKLRKNQFTLTDFQKQLRMVKKMGPLGSLMEMIPGFSRLKNVQVDENHFIRTEAILNSMTFQEREMPQVINASRRKRIARGSGTQVSDVNRLLNQFEQMKKMMKKMNKMKLPGKGFNMPRGQF, translated from the coding sequence ATGCTCGAACAACTGCGTGAAAATCTGGATGGTGTTCTAAAGAAGCTCCGGGGTCAGGGAACGATCACGGAATCCAATATTCAGGATGCCATGCGGGAAGTCCGCCGAACCCTCTTGGAAGCGGATGTCAATTTTACCGTTGCCCGTGATTTTATCCGGACCGTGACGGAAAAAGCCCTGGGGGTCCGGGTATTGAAGAGCATCACTCCCGGTCAGCAGATCATCAAAATCATCCATGAAGAACTGACACGTATTTTAGGTGAAGAACATATTCCCCTGAATTTAGGAGGACTTCCCCCTGCCGTGCTGATGCTTGTGGGTCTGCAGGGATCAGGGAAGACCACCCTGGCAGCCAAACTGGGGTTACACCTGAAATCCTTGGGAAAACGGCCTTTACTTGTAGCTGCTGACGTGTACAGGCCCGCAGCCATTGATCAGCTTGTAAAATTAGGCATTGAGACAGGCATTCCCGTACATGCTGAAAAGGGTGTGGATCCTTTGACAATTTGTCGGAATGCAATGGATATAGCACGTCAGGACAATACCAATGTGGTGATTGTGGATACGGCTGGCCGACTGCATATTGATGAAAAGATGATGGGCGAACTGCAATCTCTCCAAAACTTCCTGCATCCCCGTGAAATTCTTTTCGTGGCCGACGGGATGATCGGACAGGATGCGGTGAACTCTGCCCATGAGTTTAATCAACAGCTTTCCGTGACCGGACTGGTTTTGACTAAAATGGACGGAGATACCCGGGGCGGTGCCGCACTTTCAATTAAATCTGTGACTGGCAAACCTGTGAAATTTATATCTTCCGGTGAAAAACCGGGGGATCTGGAACCTTTTTATCCAGACCGTTTTGCCGACCGGATCCTGGGAAAAGGGGATATTGTCTCGCTGGTGGAAAAAGCCCAGGAGGCCGTGGATGAAAAAGAAGCGGAAAAACTGGAGCAAAAACTTCGAAAGAATCAGTTTACCCTTACAGACTTTCAAAAACAGCTCAGAATGGTGAAAAAAATGGGCCCCCTGGGGTCTTTAATGGAGATGATCCCGGGCTTTAGCCGTTTAAAAAACGTCCAAGTTGATGAAAATCATTTCATTAGAACGGAAGCTATCTTAAATTCTATGACGTTCCAAGAACGGGAAATGCCACAGGTGATCAATGCCAGTCGCCGGAAACGCATCGCCCGGGGGAGTGGTACGCAGGTTTCAGATGTGAACCGATTGTTAAATCAGTTCGAACAGATGAAGAAGATGATGAAGAAAATGAATAAAATGAAATTACCCGGAAAGGGCTTTAACATGCCCCGGGGACAGTTTTAA
- the rplS gene encoding 50S ribosomal protein L19, with translation MDKLYTSASHQMRDDIPLFKAGDTLVVDVKVREGEKERIQQFKGICIARKGTGINATFTVRKISNGVGVERIFPVHSPNIAKIERVSIGRVRKAKLYYIRKLKGRKATRIKEVR, from the coding sequence ATGGATAAACTATATACCAGCGCTTCTCATCAGATGCGCGATGATATTCCGCTGTTTAAAGCCGGCGATACACTGGTGGTGGATGTAAAAGTCCGGGAAGGGGAAAAAGAAAGAATTCAGCAGTTTAAAGGAATTTGTATTGCCCGTAAAGGGACAGGTATCAATGCAACGTTCACCGTACGGAAGATTTCCAATGGTGTAGGTGTAGAGCGGATTTTTCCGGTCCATTCACCAAACATCGCAAAAATTGAGCGGGTTTCTATTGGACGGGTCCGTAAAGCGAAATTGTATTATATCCGCAAGCTGAAAGGACGCAAGGCAACCCGGATCAAAGAAGTACGCTGA
- a CDS encoding inositol monophosphatase family protein: MSDAQYFGRKAREWIITAGSLILKGMEEKYAVEMKSKTDPVTEIDFRCEQFLKEKITNEFPDHKILAEESDPLDNSSDIRWIIDPIDGTTNFLHGFPYFCISIAIEKEDKILAAAVYDPYRKELFYSDLETEGTLLNDKPVTVTQTERVQDSLLVTGFPYEHNDIFYKNFLLHRRVYERSHGVRRTGAAALDLAYVAAGRSDGYWEFTLKPWDCAAGAYLVIKAGGKVTTVGGQGYSPYIPSLLATNGLIHREMLEILNEED, translated from the coding sequence ATGTCTGATGCACAATACTTTGGCCGAAAAGCCCGGGAATGGATCATAACGGCAGGCTCCCTGATCCTGAAAGGCATGGAAGAAAAATATGCCGTGGAAATGAAAAGCAAAACAGATCCGGTTACTGAAATTGATTTCCGATGCGAACAATTCCTGAAAGAGAAAATCACGAACGAATTCCCGGATCATAAAATTCTGGCCGAAGAAAGCGATCCCCTTGATAATTCATCGGACATCAGATGGATTATCGATCCCATCGACGGAACCACGAATTTTTTACATGGATTCCCCTACTTTTGCATATCCATTGCCATAGAAAAAGAGGATAAAATCCTGGCTGCTGCCGTCTATGATCCATACCGGAAAGAACTCTTTTACAGTGACCTGGAAACAGAAGGCACCTTATTAAATGACAAGCCCGTCACCGTAACCCAAACCGAACGCGTTCAGGATAGTTTGTTGGTTACCGGATTTCCTTACGAGCATAACGACATATTTTACAAAAATTTTCTGCTGCACCGCCGGGTTTACGAAAGGAGTCATGGAGTTCGCAGGACGGGTGCTGCCGCATTGGATTTGGCCTATGTTGCTGCCGGCCGGTCAGATGGGTACTGGGAATTCACATTAAAACCCTGGGACTGTGCTGCCGGTGCCTATCTGGTGATCAAAGCCGGTGGTAAGGTAACAACTGTAGGCGGTCAGGGGTATTCCCCCTATATCCCGAGTCTTTTAGCCACCAATGGATTGATACATCGTGAAATGCTGGAAATCCTGAATGAAGAAGACTAA
- a CDS encoding KH domain-containing protein has protein sequence MKEFVEFIAKHLVDHPEDVKVSQIDSENNIIFELSVNSADLGKVIGKNGRTAQALRTLLTAVSAKAGHRRATLDIIDR, from the coding sequence ATGAAAGAGTTCGTTGAATTCATCGCAAAGCATCTTGTTGATCACCCTGAGGATGTGAAGGTCAGTCAAATCGACAGCGAGAATAACATCATTTTCGAGCTGTCTGTCAACTCTGCGGATCTAGGTAAGGTAATCGGGAAAAACGGACGGACAGCCCAGGCTCTGAGAACTCTCCTGACTGCCGTTTCCGCCAAAGCCGGACATCGCAGGGCAACGCTCGATATCATCGATCGTTAA
- the rimM gene encoding ribosome maturation factor RimM — translation MSFKKIGTVLKPFGLEGRLLIRLENVDTEFLRSLKYVYWGHGSTAEEVSEIHSLSIQPKKIILGLKQVANRDAADQLRQASLFVPAEIVPEPEDPQGEYAQYTGYGIRNRQGHFLGKILRVESWPAQDMLIIQHGEDEKMIPLTDDFLVDIHEDKQEFIMDLPEGLLDED, via the coding sequence ATGTCCTTCAAAAAAATCGGTACTGTCCTTAAACCGTTTGGACTTGAAGGCAGGCTTCTAATACGACTCGAGAATGTCGATACAGAATTTTTGCGCTCTTTGAAATATGTGTACTGGGGACATGGTTCCACAGCAGAAGAGGTCAGTGAAATCCACAGCCTTTCCATCCAACCGAAAAAGATTATTCTTGGGTTGAAACAGGTGGCTAACCGGGATGCAGCGGATCAATTAAGGCAAGCCTCCCTTTTTGTACCGGCTGAAATAGTGCCTGAGCCGGAAGATCCGCAAGGAGAGTATGCACAGTATACCGGGTATGGCATACGAAACAGACAGGGACATTTTCTGGGAAAGATATTAAGAGTTGAATCCTGGCCGGCCCAGGATATGCTGATTATACAACATGGTGAAGATGAGAAAATGATTCCACTCACCGATGATTTCCTGGTGGATATCCATGAGGATAAACAGGAATTCATCATGGATTTACCGGAAGGACTCCTGGATGAAGATTGA